One stretch of Pomacea canaliculata isolate SZHN2017 linkage group LG1, ASM307304v1, whole genome shotgun sequence DNA includes these proteins:
- the LOC112559584 gene encoding SEC14-like protein 1 isoform X3 — MVQKYQSPVRVYKHPFELVMAAYEKRFPTCKMIPVFLGSDIQKEEKSPDGSYHFVERRCRLAIDAPYLLKKIVGVDCLHFIQRNALDRRNRTLKIEAFNESFSSRIVIKEHCNYSVHPENPGWTCFEQDASLDIKHFFGFESMVEKIVMKQYTQNIKKGKEVIEFYISELISEGVTFIPPWTDPSPAPALTQGQPEDAPSQDSGLRSRSNSVTSTHSQSSLVLGATAASIHTRGIPEIHEPEGASALPDSPGKLDDDYIARFLGHLTPVEESCLVQLRQWLKQTHKGKIPKDAHILRFLRARDFSIEKAREMLVHSLAWRKLHNLDRLLETYRSPEIMEKYYPGGWHFFDREGRPLYILRLGMMDVKGLMRSVGEEAILKHVLAHNEEGLRLAAEATNKRGYPVSACTCIVDLDGLSMRHLWRPGIRALLRIIETVEANYPETMAQLLIVRAPRVFPVLWTLVSPFIDENTRRKFMIYGGKDYMGSGGLVEFVEKQYIPDFLGGDCYCDVPEGGLVPKSLYQEELIDRSPDEPHLISDSLYQTAHVVKEFPHEVLIQVPQRGSVITWDFDILKGDVTFTVFRCKKSVSEGPHHQHHVSGATGGIGSVQYIDKSMTVGVDLSIVEPPHICRDGDSVQGSHVTGQSGSYILQWKYFDSAKASFDFPLSSHKSKVMYYTELLPSEAFRGSMSSLQSCQSGFSSLSIGTSQSSHSGLGSCPSRIFVLVEARTPR; from the exons ATGGTTCAGAAGTATCAGTCACCCGTTAGGGTGTACAAACACCCTTTTGAACTGGTCATGGCG GCTTATGAAAAGCGCTTTCCAACATGTAAAATGATACCTGTCTTCTTGGGAAGTGATATtcagaaagaggaaaaaagtccTGATGGTTCTTACCACTTTGTAGAGCGCAGGTGCAGGCTGGCTATAGATGCTCCATATCTGCTAAAGAAG aTTGTTGGTGTGGACTGCCTTCATTTTATACAGAGAAATGCACTTGACAGACGGAATCGAACACTTAAGATTGAAGCTTTCAATGAAAGCTTCTCATCTAGAATCGTGATTAAAGAGCACTGCAATTATTCA GTGCATCCCGAAAACCCGGGCTGGACGTGCTTCGAACAGGACGCTAGTCTCGACATTAAGCACTTCTTCGGCTTTGAGAGCATGGTAGAGAAGATCGTCATGAAGCAGTACACGCAGAACATCAAGAAG GGTAAGGAGGTCATCGAATTCTACATCAGCGAGCTCATCAGCGAAGGGGTAACCTTCATCCCCCCATGGACAGACCCCAGTCCCGCACCTGCCTTGACCCAAGGCCAGCCAGAGGACGCTCCTTCCCAAGACTCGGGGCTGCGCAGCCGCTCCAACAGCGTGACCAGCACCCACAGTCAGAGCAGCCTCGTGCTGGGTGCCACCGCCGCCTCCATCCACACCAGGGGCATACCGGAGATCCATGAGCCAG AGGGAGCTTCAGCACTGCCTGACAGTCCTGGTAAACTTGATGATGACTACATTGCACGCTTCTTGGGCCATCTGACTCCTGTGGAGGAGAGCTGTCTGGTGCAGCTGAGGCAGTggttaaaacaaacacacaagggCAAG ATTCCTAAAGACGCCCACATCTTGCGTTTCTTGCGAGCAAGAGACTTCAGCATTGAAAAGGCACGAGAGATGCTTGTGCACTCCTTAGCCTGGCGCAAGCTTCACAACCTAGATCGCCTTTTAGAAACATATCGCAGTCCGGAGATCATGGAAAAATACTACCCTGGAGGCTGGCACTTCTTTGATCGCG AGGGACGCCCCCTTTATATACTGCGACTGGGCATGATGGATGTGAAGGGACTGATGAGATCTGTTGGGGAAGAGGCTATTCTCAAACAC GTTTTGGCCCATAATGAAGAAGGCTTGAGGTTAGCAGCAGAAGCAACAAATAAGCGTGGCTATCCAGTGAG TGCATGCACCTGCATCGTGGACCTGGATGGACTCAGCATGCGACATTTGTGGCGCCCAGGTATCCGGGCTCTGTTGCGGATCATTGAGACAGTGGAAGCCAACTACCCAGAGACCATGGCACAGCTCTTGATTGTGCGAGCTCCTCGTGTTTTCCCTGTCCTGTGGACACTTGTTTCACCCTTCATTGATGAGAACACACGGCGCAAGTTTATGATTTATGGTGGGAAGGATTATATGGGCTCAGGAGGCCTTGTGGAATTTGTTGAAAAACAGTATATTCCTGACTTTCTTGGTGGAGACTGCTAT TGTGATGTGCCGGAAGGGGGTCTGGTCCCTAAATCTCTGTACCAAGAAGAGCTGATAGACCGATCTCCTGATGAACCCCACTTGATTTCTGACAGCTTATATCAGACAGCACATGTTGTGAAAGAATTCCCTCATGAG GTGCTGATTCAAGTGCCACAGCGTGGGTCAGTCATCACATGGGACTTTGACATCCTGAAAGGTGATGTGACCTTTACTGTGTTCCGGTGTAAGAAGTCCGTGTCAGAGGGtccacaccaccaacaccatgTCAGCGGAGCCACTGGTGGCATTGGCTCAGTTCAGTACATTGACAAGTCCATGACAGTTGGTGTTGATCTCAGTATTGTGGAGCCTCCCCACATATGTCGTGATGGTGACAGTGTACAG GGTTCTCATGTCACTGGTCAGTCTGGCAGCTACATCTTGCAGTGGAAGTATTTTGATTCTGCAAAAGCTTCATTTGACTTCCCTCTGTCTTCCCACAAATCTAAAGTTATGTACTATACTGAACTTCTACCTTCAGAAGCTTTTag GGGATCGATGAGCAGTCTCCAGTCTTGTCAGAGCGGTTTTTCATCCCTCAGTATTGGTACATCGCAGAGCAGTCACTCTGGCCTGGGGTCTTGTCCATCCAG aattttcGTACTTGTGGAAGCcag
- the LOC112559584 gene encoding SEC14-like protein 1 isoform X2 has protein sequence MVQKYQSPVRVYKHPFELVMAAYEKRFPTCKMIPVFLGSDIQKEEKSPDGSYHFVERRCRLAIDAPYLLKKIVGVDCLHFIQRNALDRRNRTLKIEAFNESFSSRIVIKEHCNYSVHPENPGWTCFEQDASLDIKHFFGFESMVEKIVMKQYTQNIKKGKEVIEFYISELISEGVTFIPPWTDPSPAPALTQGQPEDAPSQDSGLRSRSNSVTSTHSQSSLVLGATAASIHTRGIPEIHEPEGASALPDSPGKLDDDYIARFLGHLTPVEESCLVQLRQWLKQTHKGKIPKDAHILRFLRARDFSIEKAREMLVHSLAWRKLHNLDRLLETYRSPEIMEKYYPGGWHFFDREGRPLYILRLGMMDVKGLMRSVGEEAILKHVLAHNEEGLRLAAEATNKRGYPVSACTCIVDLDGLSMRHLWRPGIRALLRIIETVEANYPETMAQLLIVRAPRVFPVLWTLVSPFIDENTRRKFMIYGGKDYMGSGGLVEFVEKQYIPDFLGGDCYCDVPEGGLVPKSLYQEELIDRSPDEPHLISDSLYQTAHVVKEFPHEVLIQVPQRGSVITWDFDILKGDVTFTVFRCKKSVSEGPHHQHHVSGATGGIGSVQYIDKSMTVGVDLSIVEPPHICRDGDSVQGSHVTGQSGSYILQWKYFDSAKASFDFPLSSHKSKVMYYTELLPSEAFRGSMSSLQSCQSGFSSLSIGTSQSSHSGLGSCPSRPGLASTCKWCGRCHFVA, from the exons ATGGTTCAGAAGTATCAGTCACCCGTTAGGGTGTACAAACACCCTTTTGAACTGGTCATGGCG GCTTATGAAAAGCGCTTTCCAACATGTAAAATGATACCTGTCTTCTTGGGAAGTGATATtcagaaagaggaaaaaagtccTGATGGTTCTTACCACTTTGTAGAGCGCAGGTGCAGGCTGGCTATAGATGCTCCATATCTGCTAAAGAAG aTTGTTGGTGTGGACTGCCTTCATTTTATACAGAGAAATGCACTTGACAGACGGAATCGAACACTTAAGATTGAAGCTTTCAATGAAAGCTTCTCATCTAGAATCGTGATTAAAGAGCACTGCAATTATTCA GTGCATCCCGAAAACCCGGGCTGGACGTGCTTCGAACAGGACGCTAGTCTCGACATTAAGCACTTCTTCGGCTTTGAGAGCATGGTAGAGAAGATCGTCATGAAGCAGTACACGCAGAACATCAAGAAG GGTAAGGAGGTCATCGAATTCTACATCAGCGAGCTCATCAGCGAAGGGGTAACCTTCATCCCCCCATGGACAGACCCCAGTCCCGCACCTGCCTTGACCCAAGGCCAGCCAGAGGACGCTCCTTCCCAAGACTCGGGGCTGCGCAGCCGCTCCAACAGCGTGACCAGCACCCACAGTCAGAGCAGCCTCGTGCTGGGTGCCACCGCCGCCTCCATCCACACCAGGGGCATACCGGAGATCCATGAGCCAG AGGGAGCTTCAGCACTGCCTGACAGTCCTGGTAAACTTGATGATGACTACATTGCACGCTTCTTGGGCCATCTGACTCCTGTGGAGGAGAGCTGTCTGGTGCAGCTGAGGCAGTggttaaaacaaacacacaagggCAAG ATTCCTAAAGACGCCCACATCTTGCGTTTCTTGCGAGCAAGAGACTTCAGCATTGAAAAGGCACGAGAGATGCTTGTGCACTCCTTAGCCTGGCGCAAGCTTCACAACCTAGATCGCCTTTTAGAAACATATCGCAGTCCGGAGATCATGGAAAAATACTACCCTGGAGGCTGGCACTTCTTTGATCGCG AGGGACGCCCCCTTTATATACTGCGACTGGGCATGATGGATGTGAAGGGACTGATGAGATCTGTTGGGGAAGAGGCTATTCTCAAACAC GTTTTGGCCCATAATGAAGAAGGCTTGAGGTTAGCAGCAGAAGCAACAAATAAGCGTGGCTATCCAGTGAG TGCATGCACCTGCATCGTGGACCTGGATGGACTCAGCATGCGACATTTGTGGCGCCCAGGTATCCGGGCTCTGTTGCGGATCATTGAGACAGTGGAAGCCAACTACCCAGAGACCATGGCACAGCTCTTGATTGTGCGAGCTCCTCGTGTTTTCCCTGTCCTGTGGACACTTGTTTCACCCTTCATTGATGAGAACACACGGCGCAAGTTTATGATTTATGGTGGGAAGGATTATATGGGCTCAGGAGGCCTTGTGGAATTTGTTGAAAAACAGTATATTCCTGACTTTCTTGGTGGAGACTGCTAT TGTGATGTGCCGGAAGGGGGTCTGGTCCCTAAATCTCTGTACCAAGAAGAGCTGATAGACCGATCTCCTGATGAACCCCACTTGATTTCTGACAGCTTATATCAGACAGCACATGTTGTGAAAGAATTCCCTCATGAG GTGCTGATTCAAGTGCCACAGCGTGGGTCAGTCATCACATGGGACTTTGACATCCTGAAAGGTGATGTGACCTTTACTGTGTTCCGGTGTAAGAAGTCCGTGTCAGAGGGtccacaccaccaacaccatgTCAGCGGAGCCACTGGTGGCATTGGCTCAGTTCAGTACATTGACAAGTCCATGACAGTTGGTGTTGATCTCAGTATTGTGGAGCCTCCCCACATATGTCGTGATGGTGACAGTGTACAG GGTTCTCATGTCACTGGTCAGTCTGGCAGCTACATCTTGCAGTGGAAGTATTTTGATTCTGCAAAAGCTTCATTTGACTTCCCTCTGTCTTCCCACAAATCTAAAGTTATGTACTATACTGAACTTCTACCTTCAGAAGCTTTTag GGGATCGATGAGCAGTCTCCAGTCTTGTCAGAGCGGTTTTTCATCCCTCAGTATTGGTACATCGCAGAGCAGTCACTCTGGCCTGGGGTCTTGTCCATCCAG ACCAGGCCTCGCGTCCACCTGTAAGTGGTGTGGTAGATGTCACTTTGTGGCTTAG
- the LOC112559584 gene encoding SEC14-like protein 1 isoform X1 → MVQKYQSPVRVYKHPFELVMAAYEKRFPTCKMIPVFLGSDIQKEEKSPDGSYHFVERRCRLAIDAPYLLKKIVGVDCLHFIQRNALDRRNRTLKIEAFNESFSSRIVIKEHCNYSVHPENPGWTCFEQDASLDIKHFFGFESMVEKIVMKQYTQNIKKGKEVIEFYISELISEGVTFIPPWTDPSPAPALTQGQPEDAPSQDSGLRSRSNSVTSTHSQSSLVLGATAASIHTRGIPEIHEPEGASALPDSPGKLDDDYIARFLGHLTPVEESCLVQLRQWLKQTHKGKIPKDAHILRFLRARDFSIEKAREMLVHSLAWRKLHNLDRLLETYRSPEIMEKYYPGGWHFFDREGRPLYILRLGMMDVKGLMRSVGEEAILKHVLAHNEEGLRLAAEATNKRGYPVSACTCIVDLDGLSMRHLWRPGIRALLRIIETVEANYPETMAQLLIVRAPRVFPVLWTLVSPFIDENTRRKFMIYGGKDYMGSGGLVEFVEKQYIPDFLGGDCYCDVPEGGLVPKSLYQEELIDRSPDEPHLISDSLYQTAHVVKEFPHEVLIQVPQRGSVITWDFDILKGDVTFTVFRCKKSVSEGPHHQHHVSGATGGIGSVQYIDKSMTVGVDLSIVEPPHICRDGDSVQGSHVTGQSGSYILQWKYFDSAKASFDFPLSSHKSKVMYYTELLPSEAFRGSMSSLQSCQSGFSSLSIGTSQSSHSGLGSCPSRIFVLVEARYYYYYVFYNLLFSFNFLL, encoded by the exons ATGGTTCAGAAGTATCAGTCACCCGTTAGGGTGTACAAACACCCTTTTGAACTGGTCATGGCG GCTTATGAAAAGCGCTTTCCAACATGTAAAATGATACCTGTCTTCTTGGGAAGTGATATtcagaaagaggaaaaaagtccTGATGGTTCTTACCACTTTGTAGAGCGCAGGTGCAGGCTGGCTATAGATGCTCCATATCTGCTAAAGAAG aTTGTTGGTGTGGACTGCCTTCATTTTATACAGAGAAATGCACTTGACAGACGGAATCGAACACTTAAGATTGAAGCTTTCAATGAAAGCTTCTCATCTAGAATCGTGATTAAAGAGCACTGCAATTATTCA GTGCATCCCGAAAACCCGGGCTGGACGTGCTTCGAACAGGACGCTAGTCTCGACATTAAGCACTTCTTCGGCTTTGAGAGCATGGTAGAGAAGATCGTCATGAAGCAGTACACGCAGAACATCAAGAAG GGTAAGGAGGTCATCGAATTCTACATCAGCGAGCTCATCAGCGAAGGGGTAACCTTCATCCCCCCATGGACAGACCCCAGTCCCGCACCTGCCTTGACCCAAGGCCAGCCAGAGGACGCTCCTTCCCAAGACTCGGGGCTGCGCAGCCGCTCCAACAGCGTGACCAGCACCCACAGTCAGAGCAGCCTCGTGCTGGGTGCCACCGCCGCCTCCATCCACACCAGGGGCATACCGGAGATCCATGAGCCAG AGGGAGCTTCAGCACTGCCTGACAGTCCTGGTAAACTTGATGATGACTACATTGCACGCTTCTTGGGCCATCTGACTCCTGTGGAGGAGAGCTGTCTGGTGCAGCTGAGGCAGTggttaaaacaaacacacaagggCAAG ATTCCTAAAGACGCCCACATCTTGCGTTTCTTGCGAGCAAGAGACTTCAGCATTGAAAAGGCACGAGAGATGCTTGTGCACTCCTTAGCCTGGCGCAAGCTTCACAACCTAGATCGCCTTTTAGAAACATATCGCAGTCCGGAGATCATGGAAAAATACTACCCTGGAGGCTGGCACTTCTTTGATCGCG AGGGACGCCCCCTTTATATACTGCGACTGGGCATGATGGATGTGAAGGGACTGATGAGATCTGTTGGGGAAGAGGCTATTCTCAAACAC GTTTTGGCCCATAATGAAGAAGGCTTGAGGTTAGCAGCAGAAGCAACAAATAAGCGTGGCTATCCAGTGAG TGCATGCACCTGCATCGTGGACCTGGATGGACTCAGCATGCGACATTTGTGGCGCCCAGGTATCCGGGCTCTGTTGCGGATCATTGAGACAGTGGAAGCCAACTACCCAGAGACCATGGCACAGCTCTTGATTGTGCGAGCTCCTCGTGTTTTCCCTGTCCTGTGGACACTTGTTTCACCCTTCATTGATGAGAACACACGGCGCAAGTTTATGATTTATGGTGGGAAGGATTATATGGGCTCAGGAGGCCTTGTGGAATTTGTTGAAAAACAGTATATTCCTGACTTTCTTGGTGGAGACTGCTAT TGTGATGTGCCGGAAGGGGGTCTGGTCCCTAAATCTCTGTACCAAGAAGAGCTGATAGACCGATCTCCTGATGAACCCCACTTGATTTCTGACAGCTTATATCAGACAGCACATGTTGTGAAAGAATTCCCTCATGAG GTGCTGATTCAAGTGCCACAGCGTGGGTCAGTCATCACATGGGACTTTGACATCCTGAAAGGTGATGTGACCTTTACTGTGTTCCGGTGTAAGAAGTCCGTGTCAGAGGGtccacaccaccaacaccatgTCAGCGGAGCCACTGGTGGCATTGGCTCAGTTCAGTACATTGACAAGTCCATGACAGTTGGTGTTGATCTCAGTATTGTGGAGCCTCCCCACATATGTCGTGATGGTGACAGTGTACAG GGTTCTCATGTCACTGGTCAGTCTGGCAGCTACATCTTGCAGTGGAAGTATTTTGATTCTGCAAAAGCTTCATTTGACTTCCCTCTGTCTTCCCACAAATCTAAAGTTATGTACTATACTGAACTTCTACCTTCAGAAGCTTTTag GGGATCGATGAGCAGTCTCCAGTCTTGTCAGAGCGGTTTTTCATCCCTCAGTATTGGTACATCGCAGAGCAGTCACTCTGGCCTGGGGTCTTGTCCATCCAG aattttcGTACTTGTGGAAGCcaggtattattattattatgtgttttataatcttttgttctctttcaattttttgttgTGA
- the LOC112559584 gene encoding SEC14-like protein 1 isoform X4 — MVQKYQSPVRVYKHPFELVMAAYEKRFPTCKMIPVFLGSDIQKEEKSPDGSYHFVERRCRLAIDAPYLLKKIVGVDCLHFIQRNALDRRNRTLKIEAFNESFSSRIVIKEHCNYSVHPENPGWTCFEQDASLDIKHFFGFESMVEKIVMKQYTQNIKKGKEVIEFYISELISEGVTFIPPWTDPSPAPALTQGQPEDAPSQDSGLRSRSNSVTSTHSQSSLVLGATAASIHTRGIPEIHEPEGASALPDSPGKLDDDYIARFLGHLTPVEESCLVQLRQWLKQTHKGKIPKDAHILRFLRARDFSIEKAREMLVHSLAWRKLHNLDRLLETYRSPEIMEKYYPGGWHFFDREGRPLYILRLGMMDVKGLMRSVGEEAILKHVLAHNEEGLRLAAEATNKRGYPVSACTCIVDLDGLSMRHLWRPGIRALLRIIETVEANYPETMAQLLIVRAPRVFPVLWTLVSPFIDENTRRKFMIYGGKDYMGSGGLVEFVEKQYIPDFLGGDCYCDVPEGGLVPKSLYQEELIDRSPDEPHLISDSLYQTAHVVKEFPHEVLIQVPQRGSVITWDFDILKGDVTFTVFRCKKSVSEGPHHQHHVSGATGGIGSVQYIDKSMTVGVDLSIVEPPHICRDGDSVQGSHVTGQSGSYILQWKYFDSAKASFDFPLSSHKSKVMYYTELLPSEAFRGSMSSLQSCQSGFSSLSIGTSQSSHSGLGSCPSRPGLAST, encoded by the exons ATGGTTCAGAAGTATCAGTCACCCGTTAGGGTGTACAAACACCCTTTTGAACTGGTCATGGCG GCTTATGAAAAGCGCTTTCCAACATGTAAAATGATACCTGTCTTCTTGGGAAGTGATATtcagaaagaggaaaaaagtccTGATGGTTCTTACCACTTTGTAGAGCGCAGGTGCAGGCTGGCTATAGATGCTCCATATCTGCTAAAGAAG aTTGTTGGTGTGGACTGCCTTCATTTTATACAGAGAAATGCACTTGACAGACGGAATCGAACACTTAAGATTGAAGCTTTCAATGAAAGCTTCTCATCTAGAATCGTGATTAAAGAGCACTGCAATTATTCA GTGCATCCCGAAAACCCGGGCTGGACGTGCTTCGAACAGGACGCTAGTCTCGACATTAAGCACTTCTTCGGCTTTGAGAGCATGGTAGAGAAGATCGTCATGAAGCAGTACACGCAGAACATCAAGAAG GGTAAGGAGGTCATCGAATTCTACATCAGCGAGCTCATCAGCGAAGGGGTAACCTTCATCCCCCCATGGACAGACCCCAGTCCCGCACCTGCCTTGACCCAAGGCCAGCCAGAGGACGCTCCTTCCCAAGACTCGGGGCTGCGCAGCCGCTCCAACAGCGTGACCAGCACCCACAGTCAGAGCAGCCTCGTGCTGGGTGCCACCGCCGCCTCCATCCACACCAGGGGCATACCGGAGATCCATGAGCCAG AGGGAGCTTCAGCACTGCCTGACAGTCCTGGTAAACTTGATGATGACTACATTGCACGCTTCTTGGGCCATCTGACTCCTGTGGAGGAGAGCTGTCTGGTGCAGCTGAGGCAGTggttaaaacaaacacacaagggCAAG ATTCCTAAAGACGCCCACATCTTGCGTTTCTTGCGAGCAAGAGACTTCAGCATTGAAAAGGCACGAGAGATGCTTGTGCACTCCTTAGCCTGGCGCAAGCTTCACAACCTAGATCGCCTTTTAGAAACATATCGCAGTCCGGAGATCATGGAAAAATACTACCCTGGAGGCTGGCACTTCTTTGATCGCG AGGGACGCCCCCTTTATATACTGCGACTGGGCATGATGGATGTGAAGGGACTGATGAGATCTGTTGGGGAAGAGGCTATTCTCAAACAC GTTTTGGCCCATAATGAAGAAGGCTTGAGGTTAGCAGCAGAAGCAACAAATAAGCGTGGCTATCCAGTGAG TGCATGCACCTGCATCGTGGACCTGGATGGACTCAGCATGCGACATTTGTGGCGCCCAGGTATCCGGGCTCTGTTGCGGATCATTGAGACAGTGGAAGCCAACTACCCAGAGACCATGGCACAGCTCTTGATTGTGCGAGCTCCTCGTGTTTTCCCTGTCCTGTGGACACTTGTTTCACCCTTCATTGATGAGAACACACGGCGCAAGTTTATGATTTATGGTGGGAAGGATTATATGGGCTCAGGAGGCCTTGTGGAATTTGTTGAAAAACAGTATATTCCTGACTTTCTTGGTGGAGACTGCTAT TGTGATGTGCCGGAAGGGGGTCTGGTCCCTAAATCTCTGTACCAAGAAGAGCTGATAGACCGATCTCCTGATGAACCCCACTTGATTTCTGACAGCTTATATCAGACAGCACATGTTGTGAAAGAATTCCCTCATGAG GTGCTGATTCAAGTGCCACAGCGTGGGTCAGTCATCACATGGGACTTTGACATCCTGAAAGGTGATGTGACCTTTACTGTGTTCCGGTGTAAGAAGTCCGTGTCAGAGGGtccacaccaccaacaccatgTCAGCGGAGCCACTGGTGGCATTGGCTCAGTTCAGTACATTGACAAGTCCATGACAGTTGGTGTTGATCTCAGTATTGTGGAGCCTCCCCACATATGTCGTGATGGTGACAGTGTACAG GGTTCTCATGTCACTGGTCAGTCTGGCAGCTACATCTTGCAGTGGAAGTATTTTGATTCTGCAAAAGCTTCATTTGACTTCCCTCTGTCTTCCCACAAATCTAAAGTTATGTACTATACTGAACTTCTACCTTCAGAAGCTTTTag GGGATCGATGAGCAGTCTCCAGTCTTGTCAGAGCGGTTTTTCATCCCTCAGTATTGGTACATCGCAGAGCAGTCACTCTGGCCTGGGGTCTTGTCCATCCAG ACCAGGCCTCGCGTCCACCT
- the LOC112559584 gene encoding SEC14-like protein 1 isoform X5: MVQKYQSPVRVYKHPFELVMAAYEKRFPTCKMIPVFLGSDIQKEEKSPDGSYHFVERRCRLAIDAPYLLKKIVGVDCLHFIQRNALDRRNRTLKIEAFNESFSSRIVIKEHCNYSVHPENPGWTCFEQDASLDIKHFFGFESMVEKIVMKQYTQNIKKGKEVIEFYISELISEGVTFIPPWTDPSPAPALTQGQPEDAPSQDSGLRSRSNSVTSTHSQSSLVLGATAASIHTRGIPEIHEPEGASALPDSPGKLDDDYIARFLGHLTPVEESCLVQLRQWLKQTHKGKIPKDAHILRFLRARDFSIEKAREMLVHSLAWRKLHNLDRLLETYRSPEIMEKYYPGGWHFFDREGRPLYILRLGMMDVKGLMRSVGEEAILKHVLAHNEEGLRLAAEATNKRGYPVSACTCIVDLDGLSMRHLWRPGIRALLRIIETVEANYPETMAQLLIVRAPRVFPVLWTLVSPFIDENTRRKFMIYGGKDYMGSGGLVEFVEKQYIPDFLGGDCYCDVPEGGLVPKSLYQEELIDRSPDEPHLISDSLYQTAHVVKEFPHEVLIQVPQRGSVITWDFDILKGDVTFTVFRCKKSVSEGPHHQHHVSGATGGIGSVQYIDKSMTVGVDLSIVEPPHICRDGDSVQGSHVTGQSGSYILQWKYFDSAKASFDFPLSSHKSKVMYYTELLPSEAFRGSMSSLQSCQSGFSSLSIGTSQSSHSGLGSCPSRTPR; this comes from the exons ATGGTTCAGAAGTATCAGTCACCCGTTAGGGTGTACAAACACCCTTTTGAACTGGTCATGGCG GCTTATGAAAAGCGCTTTCCAACATGTAAAATGATACCTGTCTTCTTGGGAAGTGATATtcagaaagaggaaaaaagtccTGATGGTTCTTACCACTTTGTAGAGCGCAGGTGCAGGCTGGCTATAGATGCTCCATATCTGCTAAAGAAG aTTGTTGGTGTGGACTGCCTTCATTTTATACAGAGAAATGCACTTGACAGACGGAATCGAACACTTAAGATTGAAGCTTTCAATGAAAGCTTCTCATCTAGAATCGTGATTAAAGAGCACTGCAATTATTCA GTGCATCCCGAAAACCCGGGCTGGACGTGCTTCGAACAGGACGCTAGTCTCGACATTAAGCACTTCTTCGGCTTTGAGAGCATGGTAGAGAAGATCGTCATGAAGCAGTACACGCAGAACATCAAGAAG GGTAAGGAGGTCATCGAATTCTACATCAGCGAGCTCATCAGCGAAGGGGTAACCTTCATCCCCCCATGGACAGACCCCAGTCCCGCACCTGCCTTGACCCAAGGCCAGCCAGAGGACGCTCCTTCCCAAGACTCGGGGCTGCGCAGCCGCTCCAACAGCGTGACCAGCACCCACAGTCAGAGCAGCCTCGTGCTGGGTGCCACCGCCGCCTCCATCCACACCAGGGGCATACCGGAGATCCATGAGCCAG AGGGAGCTTCAGCACTGCCTGACAGTCCTGGTAAACTTGATGATGACTACATTGCACGCTTCTTGGGCCATCTGACTCCTGTGGAGGAGAGCTGTCTGGTGCAGCTGAGGCAGTggttaaaacaaacacacaagggCAAG ATTCCTAAAGACGCCCACATCTTGCGTTTCTTGCGAGCAAGAGACTTCAGCATTGAAAAGGCACGAGAGATGCTTGTGCACTCCTTAGCCTGGCGCAAGCTTCACAACCTAGATCGCCTTTTAGAAACATATCGCAGTCCGGAGATCATGGAAAAATACTACCCTGGAGGCTGGCACTTCTTTGATCGCG AGGGACGCCCCCTTTATATACTGCGACTGGGCATGATGGATGTGAAGGGACTGATGAGATCTGTTGGGGAAGAGGCTATTCTCAAACAC GTTTTGGCCCATAATGAAGAAGGCTTGAGGTTAGCAGCAGAAGCAACAAATAAGCGTGGCTATCCAGTGAG TGCATGCACCTGCATCGTGGACCTGGATGGACTCAGCATGCGACATTTGTGGCGCCCAGGTATCCGGGCTCTGTTGCGGATCATTGAGACAGTGGAAGCCAACTACCCAGAGACCATGGCACAGCTCTTGATTGTGCGAGCTCCTCGTGTTTTCCCTGTCCTGTGGACACTTGTTTCACCCTTCATTGATGAGAACACACGGCGCAAGTTTATGATTTATGGTGGGAAGGATTATATGGGCTCAGGAGGCCTTGTGGAATTTGTTGAAAAACAGTATATTCCTGACTTTCTTGGTGGAGACTGCTAT TGTGATGTGCCGGAAGGGGGTCTGGTCCCTAAATCTCTGTACCAAGAAGAGCTGATAGACCGATCTCCTGATGAACCCCACTTGATTTCTGACAGCTTATATCAGACAGCACATGTTGTGAAAGAATTCCCTCATGAG GTGCTGATTCAAGTGCCACAGCGTGGGTCAGTCATCACATGGGACTTTGACATCCTGAAAGGTGATGTGACCTTTACTGTGTTCCGGTGTAAGAAGTCCGTGTCAGAGGGtccacaccaccaacaccatgTCAGCGGAGCCACTGGTGGCATTGGCTCAGTTCAGTACATTGACAAGTCCATGACAGTTGGTGTTGATCTCAGTATTGTGGAGCCTCCCCACATATGTCGTGATGGTGACAGTGTACAG GGTTCTCATGTCACTGGTCAGTCTGGCAGCTACATCTTGCAGTGGAAGTATTTTGATTCTGCAAAAGCTTCATTTGACTTCCCTCTGTCTTCCCACAAATCTAAAGTTATGTACTATACTGAACTTCTACCTTCAGAAGCTTTTag GGGATCGATGAGCAGTCTCCAGTCTTGTCAGAGCGGTTTTTCATCCCTCAGTATTGGTACATCGCAGAGCAGTCACTCTGGCCTGGGGTCTTGTCCATCCAG